A region from the Candidatus Nanopelagicales bacterium genome encodes:
- a CDS encoding response regulator transcription factor: MPANEQGQQAEPIRVMIVDDHAVTRTGLRTMVEAEDDMAVVGEASLASEAIAVAPALRPDVLVLDLKLPDDSGITVCRELRKKLPEASCLMLTTYATEESLVEAILAGASGFVFKEIAEADLVNAIRTVGNGGSMLDPQATEGILRKVRQAAEDVDDPIGDLSKRDRQLLELLGEGLTNREISEKMFLSEKTVKNYVSSLLGKLGVQRRSQAAALIAERKSRRLIVGD; this comes from the coding sequence ATGCCAGCGAACGAGCAAGGCCAGCAAGCCGAACCCATCCGAGTCATGATCGTGGACGATCACGCCGTCACCCGAACCGGCTTGCGCACAATGGTCGAAGCTGAGGATGACATGGCGGTCGTCGGCGAGGCCAGCCTGGCCAGCGAGGCCATCGCGGTTGCGCCCGCTCTTCGACCGGACGTCCTCGTGCTCGACCTCAAGCTGCCAGACGACAGCGGCATAACCGTCTGCCGCGAGCTTCGCAAGAAGCTGCCCGAGGCTTCGTGCCTGATGTTGACGACGTACGCCACCGAGGAGTCCCTTGTCGAGGCGATCTTGGCGGGCGCGTCGGGCTTTGTCTTCAAGGAGATCGCCGAAGCCGATCTGGTCAACGCGATCCGAACGGTCGGCAACGGCGGTTCAATGCTCGATCCGCAGGCAACCGAAGGAATCCTGCGCAAGGTTCGACAGGCTGCGGAGGACGTCGACGATCCGATCGGTGACTTGTCCAAACGCGACCGGCAGTTGCTTGAACTGCTCGGGGAGGGTCTCACCAATCGCGAGATCAGCGAGAAGATGTTCCTCTCCGAAAAGACCGTGAAGAATTACGTGTCGTCACTGCTCGGCAAGCTCGGGGTCCAACGCCGCTCCCAGGCCGCCGCCCTCATCGCGGAACGTAAGTCGCGACGGTTGATCGTCGGCGACTAG
- a CDS encoding hemerythrin domain-containing protein → MSVTSTQLDLGGSEPVSAARHFAAGPTNERKVMDALVMLREEHKAIKRMFREFERGDLNVVADFCRELMIHSEMEEAVLYPAIREAAPDTKDIVMEGIEEHHEVKLLIGELNVMTPDEDHYKAKATVVMENSEHHFGEEEEDMFPKIRKALGRNRLIELGTQMAEFRTEREQASWAANN, encoded by the coding sequence ATGAGTGTGACGTCCACCCAACTCGATCTTGGCGGCAGTGAGCCTGTTTCGGCTGCGCGACACTTCGCGGCCGGGCCGACCAACGAAAGGAAAGTCATGGATGCACTGGTGATGCTGCGCGAGGAGCACAAAGCGATCAAGCGGATGTTTCGCGAGTTTGAGCGCGGAGATCTGAACGTGGTGGCTGACTTCTGCCGCGAGTTGATGATCCACTCAGAGATGGAGGAGGCGGTCCTCTACCCGGCAATCCGCGAAGCCGCTCCCGACACCAAAGACATCGTCATGGAAGGTATCGAGGAACATCACGAGGTCAAACTGCTGATCGGCGAGCTCAACGTAATGACGCCGGACGAGGATCACTACAAGGCGAAGGCGACCGTCGTGATGGAGAACAGCGAGCACCACTTCGGGGAGGAAGAAGAGGACATGTTCCCGAAGATCCGCAAGGCGCTCGGCCGCAACCGGCTAATCGAGTTGGGAACCCAGATGGCGGAGTTTCGCACCGAACGTGAGCAAGCGTCCTGGGCGGCGAATAACTAA
- a CDS encoding flavodoxin family protein, with the protein MSEMKALILCCTLKKSPAESSSQLMSERISAALSTHGVEAEVIRVADHDVKFGITTDEGDGDGWPAIRQKMLDSQILVLTTPIWMGQPASMCKVVLERLDAELGEEGDDGLPLTYGKVAVAGIVGNEDGAHHSVAEIFQAVNDCGFTIPAAGCTYWVGEAMQREDYKDLDERPDATESAMQTMVANAVQLAQGLQAHGYTKPDA; encoded by the coding sequence ATGAGCGAAATGAAGGCACTGATCCTGTGCTGCACGTTGAAGAAGTCCCCTGCGGAGTCCAGCTCACAACTGATGTCGGAGCGAATTTCTGCGGCCCTTTCCACCCATGGTGTGGAGGCCGAGGTGATCCGAGTCGCCGACCACGATGTCAAGTTCGGGATCACCACTGATGAGGGTGATGGCGATGGTTGGCCAGCAATCCGACAGAAGATGCTGGATTCCCAGATCCTGGTGTTGACCACTCCGATCTGGATGGGCCAGCCGGCCTCGATGTGCAAGGTCGTGTTGGAGCGGCTCGACGCCGAGCTCGGTGAAGAAGGCGACGATGGCTTGCCGTTGACGTATGGCAAGGTCGCGGTCGCTGGGATCGTCGGCAATGAGGACGGTGCGCACCATAGCGTCGCGGAGATTTTCCAAGCCGTTAACGACTGTGGTTTCACCATCCCCGCAGCCGGTTGCACGTACTGGGTTGGCGAAGCGATGCAGCGCGAGGACTACAAGGATTTGGACGAGCGCCCAGACGCGACCGAGTCGGCGATGCAGACCATGGTGGCGAACGCCGTGCAGC